In one Bryobacteraceae bacterium genomic region, the following are encoded:
- a CDS encoding AAA family ATPase, producing the protein MKDRQAVLDPNRTGEEAATLAKALQRLVVGQDEAIGQIVNLYQMHVTGLSAPARPIGNLLLLGPTGSGKTRTVEATAEALAGDRKSVLKIDCAEFQHSHEIAKLVGSPPGYLGHRETHALLTQEALNAHHGRHKISFVLFDEIEKASDALWNLLLGILDKATLTTGDNKRVDFSRTIIFMTSNLGAAEIGNILSPRMGFGSMLGEAAKPRDPAALDKKIARSGVDAARRKFTPEFMNRLDKILVFKPLGEAELRQILDLEIEFVQQRVFEASDHQHAFVFTVTSRAKEFLLTEGTDTRYGARHLKRAIERLLVQPVSNLMATAQIRRGDWVKVDLHDNGDCLSFLRESEGMPLNAMSELANGLSILGLNRLAQSQPERSQAARSGRRH; encoded by the coding sequence ATGAAAGACCGGCAAGCAGTTCTAGACCCCAACCGGACAGGCGAAGAAGCCGCCACCCTCGCCAAGGCGCTACAGCGCCTGGTCGTCGGCCAGGACGAGGCCATCGGACAAATCGTCAATCTCTACCAGATGCACGTCACCGGACTCAGCGCGCCGGCGCGTCCCATCGGCAACCTGCTCCTGCTCGGGCCTACCGGCAGCGGAAAGACGCGGACCGTGGAGGCGACGGCCGAAGCCCTGGCCGGAGATCGCAAGTCCGTGCTCAAGATCGATTGCGCCGAGTTCCAGCACAGCCACGAAATCGCCAAACTGGTCGGCTCGCCGCCCGGCTATCTCGGACACCGCGAGACACACGCCCTGCTCACCCAGGAGGCGCTCAACGCGCACCACGGCCGGCACAAGATCAGCTTCGTTCTCTTCGACGAGATCGAGAAGGCGAGCGACGCACTGTGGAACCTGCTGCTCGGCATCCTCGACAAGGCCACGCTCACCACCGGCGACAACAAGCGGGTCGACTTCTCCCGGACGATCATTTTCATGACCTCGAACCTCGGCGCCGCCGAGATCGGGAACATTCTCTCGCCGCGGATGGGGTTCGGTTCCATGCTCGGCGAAGCGGCCAAACCGCGGGACCCGGCGGCGCTCGACAAGAAGATCGCGCGATCCGGCGTCGACGCCGCGCGGCGCAAGTTCACCCCCGAGTTCATGAACCGGCTCGACAAGATCCTGGTTTTCAAGCCGCTCGGCGAGGCCGAACTGCGGCAGATCCTCGACCTGGAAATCGAATTCGTGCAGCAGCGCGTCTTCGAGGCCTCCGATCACCAGCACGCCTTCGTCTTCACGGTCACCAGCCGCGCCAAGGAGTTCCTGCTCACCGAGGGCACCGACACGCGCTATGGCGCCCGCCACCTGAAGCGGGCCATCGAGCGGCTCCTCGTGCAGCCGGTTTCGAACCTGATGGCCACCGCTCAGATCCGCCGCGGCGATTGGGTGAAGGTCGATCTTCACGACAACGGCGATTGCCTGTCGTTTCTGCGCGAGTCCGAGGGCATGCCGCTGAATGCGATGTCGGAGCTGGCCAAC